The DNA sequence TGGCCAGGTTGAATACAGCCGCTATTTCTTCACTTGAAGCCGGCCTGGCCACAATCCTTTCCTTATCCAAGGTAACATTTTGCCGGCCCAGTAAAGCTGTGAGCTTTGGGGCTATGTGAGCAAATTTATCATCCACTTTAACCGTGCCTCCCGTTTGTTTTCTTTTGGGCTTTAACGGCCTGGATTAAATGAGCGATCACCGTGGGGGCATCGCCAATTATACCAAGGTCGGCCACATTAAAAATTTGTGAGTCGACATCTTCATTGATGGCAATGACATATTCCGAGGTAATCATACCTGCCAGGTGCTGTATTTTGCCCGATACCCCGGCCGCAATATATACTTTGGGAGACACAGTTTTACCTGTAAGCCCTATCTGGCGGGCAAAGGGGGCCCAACCGGCTTCCACGGCAACCCTGGTGGCGCCAAGGCCGGCACCCAGCAAATCGGCCAGCTCCCCCAACAGTAGATAATTCTCTTTATTTTTCATCCCTTTACCGCCCGTAACCACAATATCGGCATTTTCCAGGTTAATATCCTTTTCCTCATGGCGTACAAAGGATACTAATTTCTCCTGCCAATTATCACCGGTGTTATATTGCCTGGTAATCACCTCACCCCTCCTTGACCGGTCATATACGCCGGGTTTTATGGAGCGGGGCCGGACGGTGGCCATCTGGGGCTTGGTACGGGCGGTTTTAATGGTGGCCATAATATTACCGCCAATAGCCGGTCGAGTCTGCAACAGCAAATTGTCTTTAGGGTCTATATCCAGCTCGGTGCAGTCAGCGGTTAGACCCGTAGCCAGCCTTGCCGCCGTGATGGGCATAACCGTTCTCCCAAAAG is a window from the Desulfallas thermosapovorans DSM 6562 genome containing:
- a CDS encoding electron transfer flavoprotein subunit alpha/FixB family protein: MEANPNVMVLAEIRNGKVHDLTWEMITWGRKLAGKLGVKVDCAVLGARQDDFQKLVHWGADRVLVVTGGKPDGFLVTSAARLLLETIRAEQPGIVIAPATTFGRTVMPITAARLATGLTADCTELDIDPKDNLLLQTRPAIGGNIMATIKTARTKPQMATVRPRSIKPGVYDRSRRGEVITRQYNTGDNWQEKLVSFVRHEEKDINLENADIVVTGGKGMKNKENYLLLGELADLLGAGLGATRVAVEAGWAPFARQIGLTGKTVSPKVYIAAGVSGKIQHLAGMITSEYVIAINEDVDSQIFNVADLGIIGDAPTVIAHLIQAVKAQKKTNGRHG